A window of the Serratia sarumanii genome harbors these coding sequences:
- the argH gene encoding argininosuccinate lyase, which yields MALWGGRFTQAADQRFKQLNDSLRFDYRLAEQDIVGSVAWSKALVTVNVLTATEQQQLEQALNALLTEVQADPLAIVQSDAEDIHSWVEQKLIEKVGDLGKKLHTGRSRNDQVATDLKLWCKQQVGDLHQAIVQLQQALVETAEANQDAVMPGYTHLQRAQPVTFAHWCLAYVEMLARDESRLQDTLKRLDVSPLGSGALAGTAYPIDREQLAGWLGFASATRNSLDSVSDRDHVLELLSNAAISMVHLSRFAEDLIFFNSGEAAFVELSDRVTSGSSLMPQKKNPDALELIRGKCGRVQGALTGMMMTLKGLPLAYNKDMQEDKEGLFDALDTWMDCLQMAALVLDGIQVKRPRCQEAAEQGYANATELADYLVAKGVPFREAHHIVGEAVVEAIRQGKPLEALPLADLQQFSATIGDDVYPILALQSCLDKRAAKGGVAPQQVAAAIAAAKQRLA from the coding sequence ATGGCACTTTGGGGCGGACGGTTCACTCAGGCGGCGGATCAGCGGTTCAAGCAACTCAACGATTCGCTGCGGTTCGATTATCGCCTGGCGGAGCAGGATATCGTGGGCTCGGTGGCCTGGTCGAAGGCGCTGGTGACCGTTAACGTGTTGACGGCAACGGAGCAACAGCAGCTGGAGCAGGCGCTGAATGCGCTACTGACGGAGGTCCAGGCCGATCCTTTGGCGATCGTCCAAAGCGATGCCGAAGACATCCACAGCTGGGTGGAGCAGAAGCTGATCGAGAAGGTCGGCGATTTGGGCAAGAAGCTGCACACCGGCCGCAGCCGCAACGATCAGGTCGCGACCGATCTGAAGCTGTGGTGCAAACAGCAAGTCGGCGATCTGCATCAGGCGATCGTCCAGCTGCAGCAGGCGCTGGTGGAGACCGCCGAAGCCAACCAGGATGCGGTGATGCCGGGGTATACCCACCTGCAACGCGCGCAGCCGGTGACTTTCGCGCACTGGTGCCTGGCCTATGTCGAGATGCTGGCGCGCGATGAGAGCCGCCTGCAGGATACCCTGAAACGGCTGGACGTCAGCCCGCTGGGCAGCGGCGCGCTGGCCGGCACCGCTTATCCTATCGATCGCGAGCAGCTGGCCGGCTGGCTGGGCTTCGCCTCGGCGACCCGCAACAGCCTGGACAGCGTATCCGATCGCGATCACGTGCTGGAGCTGCTGTCCAACGCCGCCATCAGCATGGTGCACCTGTCGCGCTTCGCCGAAGACCTGATCTTCTTCAACAGCGGCGAAGCAGCGTTTGTCGAGCTGTCCGACCGTGTGACCTCCGGTTCTTCGCTGATGCCGCAGAAGAAAAACCCGGACGCGCTGGAGCTGATCCGCGGCAAGTGCGGCCGCGTGCAGGGCGCGCTGACCGGCATGATGATGACGCTGAAAGGCCTGCCGCTGGCGTACAACAAAGACATGCAGGAAGACAAAGAAGGGCTGTTCGACGCGCTCGACACCTGGATGGACTGCCTGCAGATGGCGGCGCTGGTGCTGGACGGCATTCAGGTGAAGCGCCCGCGCTGCCAGGAAGCGGCGGAGCAGGGCTATGCCAACGCCACCGAACTGGCGGATTACCTGGTCGCCAAGGGCGTGCCGTTCCGCGAGGCGCACCATATCGTCGGCGAGGCGGTGGTAGAAGCGATTCGCCAGGGCAAACCGCTGGAAGCGCTGCCGCTGGCGGACTTGCAGCAGTTCAGCGCAACGATCGGCGACGACGTTTACCCGATCCTGGCCTTGCAATCCTGCCTGGACAAGCGTGCGGCCAAAGGCGGCGTCGCGCCGCAGCAGGTGGCCGCGGCAATCGCCGCAGCGAAACAGCGTTTGGCTTGA
- a CDS encoding argininosuccinate synthase has product MQNQGIKKIVLAYSGGLDTSAIIPWLKENYGGCEVVAFVADIGQERSDLEGVEQKALQSGASECHVVDLREEFIRDYVYPVLQTGALYEGSYLLGTSMARPIIAKAQVELALKVGADALCHGATGKGNDQVRFETTYTALAPQLKVVAPWREWNLRSREALLDYLKERNIPTTASLEKIYSRDENAWHISTEGGVLESPWNAPNKDCWVWTVDPQEAPDQPEQVTVTVEKGRVVAVNGKALSPYQCLETLNALGAKHGVGRIDIVENRLVGIKSRGCYETPGGTIMVAALRAVEQLVLDRDSFKWREQLGLEMSYVVYDGRWFAPLRRSLQASAEALAEEVNGEVVLQLYKGQVTAIQKKSANSLYSEEFATFGEDEVYDHSHAGGFIRLFSLSSRIRALNEKKNK; this is encoded by the coding sequence ATGCAAAACCAAGGCATCAAAAAAATCGTTCTGGCGTACTCCGGCGGCCTGGATACCTCGGCCATCATTCCATGGCTGAAAGAGAACTACGGCGGCTGTGAAGTGGTGGCGTTCGTGGCGGACATCGGTCAGGAGCGCAGCGATCTGGAAGGCGTGGAGCAAAAAGCCCTGCAGTCCGGTGCCTCTGAATGTCACGTGGTCGATCTGCGTGAAGAATTTATCCGCGATTACGTTTATCCGGTGCTGCAGACCGGCGCCCTGTACGAGGGCAGCTACCTGCTGGGCACCTCGATGGCGCGGCCGATCATCGCCAAGGCGCAGGTCGAGCTGGCGTTGAAAGTGGGCGCCGACGCGCTGTGCCACGGCGCGACCGGCAAAGGCAACGACCAGGTGCGCTTCGAGACCACCTACACCGCGCTGGCACCGCAGCTGAAAGTGGTGGCGCCGTGGCGTGAGTGGAACCTGCGTTCCCGTGAAGCGCTGCTGGATTACCTGAAAGAGCGCAACATCCCGACTACCGCGTCGTTGGAGAAGATCTACAGCCGCGATGAAAACGCCTGGCACATCTCCACCGAAGGCGGCGTGCTGGAAAGCCCGTGGAATGCGCCGAACAAAGATTGCTGGGTGTGGACCGTCGATCCGCAGGAAGCGCCGGACCAGCCTGAGCAGGTGACCGTCACCGTTGAGAAAGGCCGCGTCGTGGCGGTTAACGGTAAAGCGCTGTCGCCGTACCAGTGCCTGGAAACCCTGAACGCGCTGGGCGCCAAGCACGGCGTCGGCCGTATCGACATCGTGGAAAACCGCTTGGTGGGTATCAAATCCCGCGGCTGCTATGAAACCCCGGGGGGCACCATCATGGTGGCGGCGCTGCGCGCCGTCGAGCAGCTGGTGCTGGACCGCGACAGCTTCAAATGGCGCGAGCAGCTGGGCCTGGAGATGTCTTATGTGGTGTACGACGGCCGCTGGTTCGCGCCGCTGCGCCGCTCGCTGCAGGCCTCTGCCGAAGCATTGGCTGAAGAGGTAAACGGTGAAGTGGTGCTGCAGCTGTACAAAGGCCAGGTGACGGCGATCCAGAAAAAATCCGCCAACAGCCTGTACTCCGAAGAGTTCGCCACCTTCGGCGAAGACGAAGTTTACGATCACAGCCACGCGGGCGGCTTTATCCGCCTGTTCTCTCTGTCTTCACGCATCCGCGCGTTGAACGAGAAAAAGAATAAATAA
- the argB gene encoding acetylglutamate kinase, giving the protein MNPLIIKLGGVLLDSEEALERLFTALDSYRQQHQRPLVIVHGGGCVVDELMKQLSLPVVKKNGLRVTPADQIDIITGALAGTANKTLLAWAIKHQINAVGLSLADGGSAVVTPLDPALGHVGNAQPGSPALLNTLLSAGYLPVVSSIGITADGQLMNVNADQAATALAATLGADLILLSDVSGILDGKGQRIAEMTAQKAEQLIAQGIITDGMVVKVNAALDAARTLGRPVDIASWRHADQLPALFNGVSIGTRILA; this is encoded by the coding sequence ATGAACCCGTTAATTATCAAGTTAGGTGGCGTGTTATTAGACAGTGAAGAAGCGCTGGAGCGTCTGTTTACCGCGCTGGACAGCTACCGGCAGCAGCATCAGCGCCCGCTGGTGATCGTGCACGGCGGCGGCTGCGTGGTGGACGAACTGATGAAGCAGCTCTCTTTGCCGGTGGTGAAAAAGAACGGCCTGCGGGTCACGCCGGCCGATCAGATCGACATCATCACCGGCGCGCTGGCCGGCACCGCCAACAAAACGCTGCTGGCGTGGGCGATTAAACACCAAATCAACGCCGTCGGCCTGAGCCTGGCGGACGGCGGCAGCGCAGTCGTGACCCCGCTCGATCCGGCATTGGGCCACGTCGGCAACGCGCAGCCCGGTTCGCCCGCGCTGCTCAATACCCTGCTGAGCGCCGGCTACCTGCCGGTTGTCAGCTCCATCGGCATCACCGCCGATGGGCAGTTAATGAACGTGAACGCCGATCAGGCGGCGACGGCGCTGGCGGCGACGCTGGGGGCGGATCTGATCCTGCTGTCGGACGTCAGCGGCATCCTCGACGGCAAGGGGCAACGCATTGCGGAAATGACGGCGCAAAAAGCGGAACAACTGATCGCGCAAGGCATTATCACCGATGGTATGGTGGTGAAGGTGAATGCGGCGCTCGACGCGGCCCGCACCCTCGGCCGCCCGGTGGATATCGCCAGCTGGCGCCATGCCGATCAGCTTCCTGCTTTGTTTAACGGCGTGTCGATTGGCACCCGGATCCTCGCTTAA
- the argC gene encoding N-acetyl-gamma-glutamyl-phosphate reductase has product MLNTLIVGASGYAGAELTAYLNRHPHMNITALAVSAQSADAGKLLSDLHPQLKGIVDLPLQPLTDVAKAAQGIDVVFLATAHEVSHDIAPAFLAAGCVVFDLSGAFRVQDADFYSQYYGFEHQHGALLEQAVYGLAEWQSDKIKQAQLIAVPGCYPTAAQLALKPLIEKQLLNLDQWPVINATSGVSGAGRKACMTTSFCEVSLQPYGIFTHRHQPEIAAHLGVPVIFTPHLGNFPRGILETITCRLKAGVTAQDVAAAYHAAYDDKPLVRLYDQGVPALKAVVGLPFCDIGFAVQGEHLIAVAVEDNLLKGAAAQAVQCLNIRFGFPETQSLL; this is encoded by the coding sequence ATGTTGAATACGCTGATCGTTGGTGCCAGCGGTTACGCCGGAGCGGAGCTCACGGCTTACCTGAATCGCCACCCACACATGAACATAACCGCTTTAGCGGTTTCAGCGCAAAGTGCAGATGCAGGAAAGTTGCTTTCCGATCTCCATCCCCAGTTGAAAGGCATCGTCGATCTGCCGCTGCAGCCGCTGACCGACGTCGCCAAGGCGGCGCAGGGCATCGACGTGGTGTTCCTCGCCACCGCTCATGAAGTCAGCCACGATATCGCACCGGCCTTCCTGGCGGCGGGCTGCGTGGTGTTCGATCTGTCGGGCGCCTTCCGCGTGCAGGACGCCGATTTTTATAGCCAGTACTACGGTTTCGAGCATCAGCATGGCGCTCTGCTGGAGCAGGCGGTGTACGGCCTGGCGGAATGGCAGAGCGACAAGATTAAACAGGCGCAGCTGATTGCCGTGCCGGGCTGTTACCCGACGGCGGCGCAGCTGGCGCTGAAACCGTTGATCGAAAAACAGCTGCTGAACCTCGACCAGTGGCCGGTGATCAACGCCACCAGCGGCGTCAGCGGCGCCGGGCGCAAGGCCTGCATGACCACCAGCTTCTGCGAAGTGAGCCTGCAGCCGTACGGTATTTTCACCCACCGGCACCAACCGGAGATCGCCGCGCACCTGGGCGTGCCGGTCATCTTTACGCCGCACCTGGGCAACTTCCCGCGCGGCATCCTTGAAACCATCACCTGCCGCCTGAAGGCCGGCGTGACCGCGCAGGACGTGGCCGCCGCCTATCACGCCGCCTATGACGACAAGCCGCTGGTGCGGCTGTACGACCAGGGCGTGCCGGCGCTGAAAGCGGTGGTGGGGCTGCCGTTCTGCGACATCGGCTTTGCGGTGCAGGGCGAGCATCTGATCGCCGTGGCGGTGGAAGACAACCTGCTGAAAGGCGCGGCGGCACAGGCGGTGCAATGCCTGAATATCCGTTTCGGCTTCCCGGAAACCCAGTCACTCCTTTAA
- the argE gene encoding acetylornithine deacetylase: protein MKLPPFIELYRALIATKSISATDAGLDQSNEALINLLAGWFADLGFRVDVQPVPESRHKFNLLASIGEGSGGLLLAGHTDTVPYDEGRWTRDPFTLTEHDNKLYGLGTADMKGFFAFILDAVRDIDASKLTKPLYILATADEETTMAGARYFAASTAIRPDFAIIGEPTSLQPVRAHKGHMANAIRIVGQSGHSSDPARGVNAIDLMHESIGRLMELRKTLQEHYNNPAFAVPYPTMNFGHISGGDAANRICACCELHLDIRPLPGMTLDNINELMHQALEPVSQRWPGRLTIEELHASVPGYECPTDHRMVAVIEELLGTRTQVVNYCTEAPFVQQVCPTLVLGPGSIDQAHQPDEYIDTAFIEPTRKLLGQLVNHFCRQ from the coding sequence ATGAAATTACCTCCATTTATTGAGCTGTACCGGGCGTTGATCGCAACGAAGTCGATCAGCGCCACCGATGCCGGCCTCGATCAGAGCAATGAGGCGTTAATCAACTTGCTGGCCGGCTGGTTTGCCGACCTGGGCTTTCGCGTCGACGTACAGCCGGTGCCAGAATCGCGCCACAAATTCAACCTGCTGGCCAGCATCGGCGAAGGCAGCGGCGGCCTGCTGCTGGCCGGCCATACCGATACGGTGCCTTACGACGAAGGCCGCTGGACGCGCGATCCCTTCACCCTGACCGAGCACGACAACAAGCTCTACGGCCTGGGCACCGCCGACATGAAAGGCTTCTTCGCCTTTATTCTGGATGCGGTGCGCGATATCGACGCGAGCAAACTGACCAAGCCGCTGTACATTCTGGCTACCGCAGATGAAGAAACGACGATGGCCGGCGCACGTTATTTCGCCGCCTCCACCGCCATTCGTCCGGATTTCGCCATCATCGGCGAACCGACCTCGCTGCAGCCGGTGCGCGCACACAAGGGCCATATGGCCAACGCCATTCGCATCGTCGGCCAGTCCGGCCACTCCAGCGATCCGGCGCGCGGCGTCAACGCCATCGATCTGATGCACGAATCCATCGGCCGCCTGATGGAGCTGCGCAAAACCCTGCAGGAGCACTACAACAATCCGGCGTTCGCCGTGCCTTATCCCACCATGAACTTCGGCCATATCAGCGGCGGCGACGCGGCCAACCGCATCTGCGCCTGCTGCGAGCTGCACCTGGATATCCGCCCGCTGCCCGGCATGACGCTCGACAATATCAACGAGCTGATGCATCAGGCATTGGAGCCGGTGAGCCAACGCTGGCCGGGCCGCCTGACCATCGAAGAGCTGCACGCGTCGGTGCCGGGTTACGAATGCCCGACCGACCACCGCATGGTGGCGGTGATCGAGGAGCTGCTGGGCACCCGCACGCAGGTGGTCAACTACTGCACCGAAGCGCCGTTCGTACAGCAGGTCTGCCCGACGTTGGTGCTCGGGCCCGGTTCCATCGATCAGGCCCACCAGCCGGACGAATACATCGACACCGCGTTTATCGAACCGACGCGCAAACTGCTGGGCCAGCTGGTCAATCACTTTTGCCGGCAGTAA
- the ppc gene encoding phosphoenolpyruvate carboxylase yields MNEQYSAMRSNVSMLGKLLGDTIKEALGEHILDRVETIRKLSKSSRAGNEAHRQELLSTLQNLSNDELLPVARAFSQFLNLTNVAEQYHSISPNGEAASNPEALAQLFSRLKDKKLSDKELQHAVSQLSIELVLTAHPTEITRRTLIHKLVEVNTCLSQLDHNDLADYERNKIMRRLRQLVAQSWHTDEIRKHRPSPIDEAKWGFAVVENSLWEGVPAFLREFNEQLENSIDYSLPAEAVPVRFTSWMGGDRDGNPNVTAEITRHVLLLSRWKACDLFTRDIQVLVSELSMTECTPELRARAGGDEVQEPYREIMKQLRSQLMSSQAYLEGRLKGERVLKPHDLLVNNEQLWEPLYACYQSLQACGMGIIANGQLLDTLRRVRCFGVPLVRIDVRQESTRHTEAIAELTRYLGLGDYESWSEADKQAFLIRELNSKRPLVPLKWQPSADTQEVLETCRVIAEAPQGSIAAYVISMARTPSDVLAVHLLLKEAGCPFALPVAPLFETLDDLNNADDVMTQLLNIDWYRGFIQGKQMVMIGYSDSAKDAGVMAASWAQYRAQDALIKTCEKAGVALTLFHGRGGSIGRGGAPAHAALLSQPPGSLKGGLRVTEQGEMIRFKFGLPEVTISSLALYAGAILEANLLPPPEPKKEWRALMDDLSDTSCRMYRGYVRENPDFVPYFRAATPELELGKLPLGSRPAKRKPNGGVESLRAIPWIFAWTQNRLMLPAWLGAGAGLQEAVKAGKQAELEAMCRDWPFFSTRIAMLEMVFAKADLWLAEYYDQRLVDKSLWPLGQQLRDQLESDIKVVLTIANDAHLMEDLPWIAESIALRNVYTDPLNVLQAELLHRSRQQEQPDARVEQALMVTIAGVAAGMRNTG; encoded by the coding sequence ATGAACGAACAATATTCGGCAATGCGCAGTAATGTCAGTATGCTCGGCAAATTGCTCGGCGATACCATCAAAGAAGCGCTGGGCGAGCATATTCTCGATCGCGTTGAGACCATCCGTAAGCTTTCCAAATCTTCACGCGCCGGCAACGAAGCGCATCGCCAGGAGCTGCTCTCCACCCTGCAGAACCTGTCCAACGACGAGCTGCTGCCGGTGGCGCGCGCCTTCAGCCAGTTCCTCAACCTGACCAACGTCGCCGAGCAGTACCACAGCATTTCGCCCAACGGCGAAGCCGCCAGCAACCCGGAAGCGCTGGCGCAGCTGTTCAGCCGTCTCAAAGACAAAAAGCTCAGCGACAAAGAGCTGCAGCACGCGGTGTCGCAACTTTCCATCGAGCTGGTACTGACGGCGCACCCGACGGAGATCACCCGCCGCACCCTGATCCACAAGCTGGTGGAGGTCAACACCTGTCTCAGCCAGCTCGATCACAACGATCTGGCCGACTACGAGCGCAACAAGATCATGCGCCGCCTGCGCCAGTTGGTGGCCCAGTCGTGGCACACCGATGAAATTCGCAAACATCGCCCTTCCCCGATCGACGAAGCCAAATGGGGCTTCGCGGTGGTGGAAAACAGCCTGTGGGAAGGCGTGCCGGCGTTCCTGCGCGAGTTCAACGAGCAGTTGGAAAACTCCATCGATTACAGCCTGCCGGCGGAAGCGGTGCCGGTGCGCTTCACCTCCTGGATGGGCGGCGACCGCGACGGCAACCCGAACGTGACCGCCGAAATTACCCGCCATGTGCTGCTGCTCAGCCGCTGGAAAGCCTGCGACCTGTTCACCCGCGATATTCAGGTGCTGGTCTCCGAGCTGTCGATGACCGAATGTACCCCGGAGCTGCGCGCCCGCGCCGGCGGTGACGAGGTGCAGGAACCGTACCGCGAAATCATGAAGCAGCTGCGCAGCCAGCTGATGAGCTCCCAGGCCTATCTGGAAGGCCGCCTGAAGGGCGAACGCGTGCTGAAGCCGCACGACCTGCTGGTGAACAACGAGCAGCTGTGGGAGCCGCTGTATGCCTGCTACCAATCGCTGCAGGCCTGCGGCATGGGCATCATCGCCAACGGTCAGCTGCTGGATACCCTGCGCCGCGTGCGCTGCTTCGGCGTGCCGCTGGTGCGCATCGACGTGCGCCAGGAAAGCACCCGCCATACCGAGGCCATCGCCGAGCTGACCCGCTACCTGGGGCTGGGCGACTATGAAAGCTGGTCGGAAGCCGATAAACAGGCGTTCCTGATCCGCGAACTGAACTCCAAACGCCCGCTGGTGCCGCTGAAATGGCAACCGAGCGCCGACACGCAGGAAGTGCTGGAAACCTGCCGGGTGATCGCCGAAGCGCCGCAGGGCTCGATCGCCGCCTACGTGATTTCGATGGCGCGCACGCCTTCCGACGTGCTGGCGGTGCACCTGCTGCTGAAAGAGGCCGGTTGCCCGTTCGCGCTGCCGGTCGCTCCGCTGTTCGAAACCCTCGACGATCTGAACAACGCCGACGACGTGATGACTCAGTTGCTGAACATCGACTGGTATCGCGGCTTTATTCAGGGCAAACAGATGGTAATGATCGGCTACTCCGACTCGGCGAAAGACGCCGGCGTGATGGCCGCTTCCTGGGCGCAGTACCGCGCGCAGGACGCGCTGATCAAAACCTGTGAAAAGGCCGGCGTGGCGCTGACGCTATTCCACGGCCGCGGCGGTTCCATCGGCCGCGGCGGCGCACCGGCGCATGCGGCGTTGCTGTCGCAGCCGCCGGGCAGCCTGAAGGGCGGCCTGCGCGTCACCGAACAGGGCGAGATGATCCGATTCAAATTCGGCCTGCCTGAAGTCACCATCAGCAGCCTGGCGCTGTATGCTGGCGCGATCCTCGAGGCAAACCTGCTGCCGCCGCCGGAACCGAAGAAAGAATGGCGGGCGCTGATGGACGATCTGTCAGACACCTCCTGCCGGATGTATCGCGGCTACGTGCGTGAAAACCCGGACTTCGTGCCTTACTTCCGCGCGGCCACGCCGGAGCTGGAGCTGGGTAAACTGCCGCTGGGCTCACGCCCGGCCAAACGCAAGCCGAACGGCGGCGTAGAGAGCCTTCGCGCCATTCCGTGGATCTTCGCCTGGACGCAGAACCGCCTGATGCTGCCGGCCTGGCTCGGCGCCGGCGCCGGATTGCAGGAGGCGGTGAAAGCCGGCAAGCAGGCGGAACTGGAGGCGATGTGTCGCGACTGGCCGTTCTTCTCCACCCGCATCGCCATGCTGGAAATGGTGTTCGCCAAGGCCGACCTTTGGCTGGCGGAATACTACGATCAGCGCCTGGTGGATAAATCGCTGTGGCCGCTGGGCCAACAGCTGCGCGATCAGCTGGAAAGCGACATCAAGGTGGTGCTGACCATCGCCAACGATGCGCACCTGATGGAAGACCTGCCGTGGATTGCCGAATCCATCGCGCTGCGCAACGTTTATACCGACCCGCTGAACGTCTTGCAGGCCGAACTGCTGCACCGTTCGCGTCAGCAGGAGCAGCCGGACGCCCGCGTCGAGCAGGCGCTGATGGTCACCATCGCCGGCGTCGCCGCCGGGATGCGCAACACCGGCTAG
- the metF gene encoding methylenetetrahydrofolate reductase, whose product MSFFHANQREALNQSLAELNGQINVSFEFFPPRTSEMEETLWQSIDRLSILKPKFVSVTYGANSGERDRTHSIIKGIKERTGLEAAPHLTCIDASPAQLRDIAADYWNSGIRHIVALRGDLPPGGGKPDMYATDLVALLKDVGDFDISVAAYPEVHPEAKSAQADLINLKRKIDAGASRAITQFFFDVESYLRFRDRCVTAGIDVEIVPGILPVSNFKQLQRFATMTNVRVPSWMTSMFEGLDDDAETRKMVGANIAMDMVKILSREGVKDFHFYTLNRAEMSYAICHTLGVRPVAAA is encoded by the coding sequence ATGAGCTTTTTCCACGCAAACCAGCGGGAAGCGCTGAATCAGAGTCTGGCGGAGTTGAACGGCCAGATTAACGTATCATTCGAGTTCTTCCCGCCGCGCACCAGCGAGATGGAAGAGACCCTGTGGCAGTCGATCGATCGTCTGAGCATCCTCAAACCCAAATTCGTTTCCGTCACCTACGGCGCCAACTCCGGCGAGCGCGATCGCACCCACAGCATCATCAAGGGGATCAAGGAGCGCACCGGCCTGGAGGCGGCGCCGCACCTGACCTGCATCGACGCCAGCCCGGCGCAGCTGCGCGACATCGCGGCCGATTATTGGAACAGCGGCATTCGCCATATCGTGGCGCTGCGCGGCGATCTGCCGCCGGGCGGCGGCAAGCCGGACATGTACGCGACCGATCTGGTGGCGCTGCTGAAAGACGTGGGCGACTTCGACATTTCCGTCGCCGCCTACCCGGAAGTGCACCCGGAGGCGAAGAGCGCCCAGGCCGATTTAATCAACCTGAAGCGCAAGATCGACGCCGGCGCCAGCCGCGCCATCACCCAGTTCTTCTTCGACGTTGAGAGCTACCTGCGCTTCCGCGACCGCTGCGTCACCGCCGGTATCGACGTGGAAATCGTGCCGGGCATTCTGCCGGTGTCCAACTTCAAGCAGCTGCAGCGCTTCGCCACCATGACCAACGTGCGGGTGCCAAGCTGGATGACCAGCATGTTCGAAGGGCTGGACGACGATGCGGAGACCCGCAAAATGGTCGGCGCCAACATCGCCATGGACATGGTGAAGATCCTCAGCCGCGAAGGCGTGAAAGATTTCCACTTCTATACGCTGAACCGCGCCGAAATGAGCTACGCCATCTGCCACACGCTGGGCGTGCGCCCGGTGGCCGCCGCCTGA